In the genome of Coturnix japonica isolate 7356 chromosome Z, Coturnix japonica 2.1, whole genome shotgun sequence, one region contains:
- the KCMF1 gene encoding E3 ubiquitin-protein ligase KCMF1 isoform X2, protein MQCILTRVDFDLYYGGEAFSVEQPQSFTCPYCGKMGHTETTLQEHVTSEHAETSTEVICPICAALPGGDPNHVTDDFAAHLTLEHRAPRDLYDESSGVRHVRRMFHPGRGLGGPRARRSNVHFTSSSPGGLSSSQSSYSPSNREAMDPIAELLSQLSGVRRSAGGQINSSSPSASQLQQLQMQLQLERQHAQAARQQLETARNATRRTNTINVNATITQSATTTNTSNTENSQQTIQNSQFLLTRLNDPKMSEAERQSMESERADRSLFVQELLLSTLMQEESSSSDEDERGEIADFGAMGCVDIMPLDVALENLNLKESNKGNEPPPPPL, encoded by the exons ATTTGTACTATGGTGGAGAAGCTTTCTCTGTAGAGCAGCCACAGTCTTTCACTTGTCCTTATTGTGGGAAAATGGGTCACACAGAAACAACTCTTCAAGAACACGTTACTTCTGAGCACGCGGAAACATCAACAGAAGTG ATTTGTCCAATATGTGCAGCATTACCTGGAGGGGATCCTAATCACGTCACAGATGACTTTGCAGCTCATCTTACACTGGAACACAGAGCTCCTAGAGATTTA TATGATGAATCCAGTGGTGTTCGGCATGTACGTCGAATGTTTCACCCAGGTCGGGGATTGGGGGGCCCTCGTGCACGTAGATCAAACGTGCACTTTACTAGCAGTTCCCCTGGAGGGCTTTCATCTTCTCAGAGTTCATATTCTCCAAGCAATAGAGAAGCCATGGATCCTATAGCTG AGCTTTTATCTCAGTTATCAGGCGTGAGGCGTTCTGCAGGAGGACAGATCAATTCCTCTAGcccttctgcttctcagttacagcagctgcagatgcAACTGCAGTTGGAACGACAACATGCACAAGCAGCGAGACAACAACTGGAGACTGCACGCAATGCAACTAGACGCACCAACACGATCAATGTCAACGCCACTATTACACAATCTGCAACAACAACCAACACATCTAACACGGAAAACAGTCAGCAGACTATCCAGAATTCCCAGTTTCTTCTTACAAG GTTGAATGATCCGAAGATGTCAGAAGCAGAGCGTCAGTCAATGGAAAGCGAGCGGGCGGACCGCAGCCTGTTTGTTCAAGAGCTTCTACTGTCCACTTTGATGCAAGAAGAAAGTTCCTCCTCAGATGAGGATGAGAGGGGGGAGATTGCCGATTTTGGTGCTATGGGCTGTGTAGATATTATGCCTCTAGATGTTGCTTTAGAAAACCTAAATTTAAAAGAGAGTAATAAAGGAAACGagcctcctccacctcctctttGA